One Triticum dicoccoides isolate Atlit2015 ecotype Zavitan chromosome 4B, WEW_v2.0, whole genome shotgun sequence genomic window carries:
- the LOC119292466 gene encoding uncharacterized protein LOC119292466, which yields MSGLNINFHRSELSLLGRLKIRLIITVKSPMKYLAQKAQSLSSSDLPHPQIPPGQKHSTADHPPPPLRRQGSAVKSSAGPEPGPRPPRTAFAESAKKVDALKAELAAKSSRIAGLEARVSLLEAENAGLRKAVSEGGFGRLEAGLGGSKQKTADIAGGHVMNHVIEVSDGEEDEMAVDVNVILDDDDVLITPRGNKCVAAARVISDSESEDGDENGQGHRDGDVGVTSSRKRAWRGVGDSESEDGSEGARVVNQKPGSPLVTTGIESEVDDVELYGTEGCSTPGTRPSARLTNSQSKRMRPTRRELEFFEPNNHEESEDDSEEDGSMEDFIDDSENFADSVEESSAGPEESGNEDTYEDVIARIRGKRNAKSKDWEIEAEMLSAFGEHPELCLKAVCALYRKQTEEEQAEKATILHNKKGFSQIDARRGSHIAQFLLDGDAAGPLKKTVQDLEKYNRHALKFCHKIALRYSKQLFAIYQKKEDPYFP from the exons ATGTCTGGTTTGAATATAAACTTCCATAGAAGTGAGCTTTCCCTTTTGGGGAGGCTAAAAATAAGGCTGATAATTACAGTAAAATCACCAATGAAATATCTAG CCCAGAAAGCGCAAAGTCTCTCCTCCTCTGACCTCCCACACCCACAGATCCCTCCCGGACAGAAACACAGCACGGCCGACCACCCTCCGCCGCCGCTCCGCCGCCAGGGCTCTGCCGTTAAATCGTCGGCGGGGCCTGAGCCGGGTCCGCGGCCGCCGAGGACGGCCTTCGCGGAGAGCGCGAAGAAGGTTGACGCCCTCAAGGCCGAGCTCGCCGCCAAGTCCTCCCGCATCGCCGGCCTGGAGGCTAGGGTCTCGCTACTCGAAGCCGAGAACGCGGGCTTGAGGAAGGCCGTGTCTGAGGGAGGCTTTGGTCGATTGGAGGCGGGTCTCGGCGGAAGCAAGCAAAAAACAGCCGACATCGCGGGAGGGCATGTGATGAATCATGTCATAGAGGTTAGTGACGGCGAGGAAGATGAGATGGCTGTTGATGTCAACGTGATTCTGGATGACGATGATGTTCTCATCACGCCGCGAGGCAACAAGTGCGTAGCGGCGGCACGCGTGATCAGTGACAGCGAGAGTGAGGACGGGGATGAGAATGGTCAAGGGCATAGAGATGGGGATGTGGGTGTTACAAGCAGCAGGAAGCGTGCGTGGCGTGGAGTCGGTGACAGTGAGAGTGAGGATGGCAGTGAGGGTGCTCGTGTGGTTAATCAAAAACCTGGTTCACCTCTAGTTACAACAGGGATCGAGAGTGAGGTTGACGATGTTGAATTATACGGAACCGAGGGGTGTTCTACTCCTGGAACAAGGCCCTCAGCTCGGTTAACTAACAGCCAGTCAAAGAGAATGCGACCTACACGTCGGGAGCTTGAGTTTTTTGAACCCAACAATCATGAAGAgagtgaggatgattcagaagaggATGGTAGTATGGAAGATTTTATAGATGATTCAGAAAATTTTGCTGATTCTGTTGAAGAATCCTCTGCTGGACCAGAAGAGTCTGGCAATGAGGACACTTATGAAGATGTTATAGCTAGGATACGCGGCAAAAGGAATGCCAAGAGTAAGGATTGGGAGATTGAGGCAGAGATGCTATCAGCATTTGGTGAACACCCTGAACTTTGCCTGAAAGCTGTTTGTGCCCTCTATCGAAAGCAGACCGAAGAAGAACAGGCAGAAAAAGCCACTATCCTTCACAACAAAAAAGGATTTAGCCAGATAGATGCCCGAAG GGGTTCTCATATAGCACAGTTTCTTCTGGATGGTGATGCTGCTGGGCCGCTTAAGAAGACCGTACAGGACTTGGAGAAGTACAATCGGCATGCTCTCAAGTTCTGTCACAAGATAGCTTTACGTTACTCGAAGCAGTTGTTTGCAATATATCAGAAGAAGGAAGACCCCTACTTTCCATGA
- the LOC119294819 gene encoding chaperone protein ClpB1-like yields MVEPRVYDQLGASAPRSGAHLSSDTKAVLCLGAAAAVGWAAWRYCQRRACLRKFGRDMTAFAGKTDPVIGRDDEIDRVVSILCRRTKNCVALVGAAGVGKTAVAEALAQRIAAGMVPDVLAGARVIELDVGALVAGTKWRGSFERRMKDVIKQVEAADGKVILFIDEMHMLLGAGRSRKSANDAANMLKPALARDRIRCVGATTFDEYRKFIEKDAALERRFQKVQVEEPSMDTTIEILQGLKKRHERHHGLVIQDAALVAAAQLAGRYITGRQFPDKAIDLIDEACATASKKMRQINRQKAEVNITKSSSAKAMKEAIITPDHVAQVVSRWTGIPVTALNQDEKDKLICLADRLHERVVGQDEAVNLVADAVLRSRAGLDHPGQPIGSFLFLGSTGVGKTELAKALAEQLFDSEKMLVRFDMSEYVGSSSVLRLVGAPPSYRGYEDGGQLTEKVRRNPYSVILFDEVEKADPSVFNIFLQILDDGRLTDGRGQTVDFKNTIIIMTSNLGSDYLISKTARKNTTESTRELLMEQVCKHFKPELLNRLSEIVIFEPLSHDKLKEIMKIQMKSIMARVATKGISLSVSDAALDTILSESYSPTYGARPIRRWMQKNVMTTLSKMLVKGEASEGSTICIEATDDKKGLHYEVVKKM; encoded by the exons ATGGTGGAGCCTAGAGTTTACGATCAGTTGGGAGCCTCTGCGCCGCGCTCCGGCGCACACCTGTCTAGCGACACCAAAGCCGTCCTCTGCCTTGGGGCAGCCGCTGCTGTGGGCTGGGCAGCGTGGAGGTACTGCCAACGCCGCGCGTGCCTCCGGAAGTTTGGCCGGGACATGACGGCATTCGCTGGAAAAACCGATCCGGTGATCGGCCGCGATGACGAGATTGACCGTGTCGTCTCCATCCTCTGCCGCCGGACCAAGAACTGCGTCGCGCTCGTCGGCGCTGCAGGGGTTGGCAAGACGGCTGTGGCCGAGGCCCTCGCCCAGCGCATTGCCGCCGGGATGGTCCCCGATGTTCTCGCCGGTGCGCGCGTCATTGAGCTCGACGTCGGCGCATTGGTGGCCGGGACCAAGTGGCGTGGCTCCTTCGAGAGACGCATGAAGGACGTGATAAAGCAGGTGGAGGCCGCGGACGGCAAGGTGATTCTGTTCATCGACGAGATGCACATGCTTCTTGGCGCCGGGCGGTCCAGGAAGAGTGCCAACGATGCTGCCAACATGCTGAAGCCAGCGTTGGCCCGCGACCGTATCCGCTGCGTGGGTGCCACAACTTTCGATGAGTACCGTAAGTTCATCGAGAAGGATGCCGCACTAGAGCGGCGGTTCCAAAAGGTGCAGGTCGAGGAGCCGAGCATGGACACAACCATTGAGATTTTGCAGGGGCTAAAGAAACGGCACGAACGGCACCATGGCTTGGTAATACAGGACGCAGCTCTTGTTGCTGCTGCACAGCTTGCTGGCCGCTATATCACCG GTCGTCAGTTTCCTGACAAGGCAATTGATCTAATTGACGAGGCATGCGCCACTGCAAGCAAAAAGATGAGGCAGATTAACCGCCAAAAGGCGGAAGTGAACATTACAAAAAGTAGCTCTGCAAAGGCAATGAAGGAAGCAATTATCACCCCAGATCATGTCGCACAA GTTGTGAGCCGATGGACTGGAATTCCTGTCACCGCACTTAATCAAGACGAGAAGGATAAGTTAATCTGCCTAGCGGACAGACTGCATGAGCGTGTTGTTGGCCAGGATGAAGCCGTCAACCTAGTAGCAGATGCAGTGTTACGTTCTAGAGCTGGCCTTGATCATCCTGGCCAGCCCATAGGCTCTTTCCTCTTCTTGGGCTCAACTGGTGTCGGAAAGACAGAGCTCGCAAAAGCTCTTGCCGAACAGCTATTTGATAGTGAGAAGATGTTGGTTCGCTTTGACATGTCTGAATATGTTGGGAGTAGTTCTGTGTTGCGTCTTGTTGGAGCACCTCCAAG CTATCGTGGCTATGAAGATGGTGGACAACTGACTGAGAAAGTTAGGAGGAACCCGTACAGTGTCATCCTTTTTGATGAGGTGGAGAAAGCAGATCCCTCGGTGTTCAATATTTTTCTTCAAATCCTTGATGATGGCAGGTTGACTGATGGCAGAGGCCAGACTGTAGATTTCAAGaataccatcatcatcatgacctcAAATCTTGGATCTGATTACTTAATATCAAAGACGGCTAGAAAAAACACAACGGAATCTACACGGGAACTTCTCATGGAACAG GTTTGCAAGCACTTCAAGCCTGAGCTTCTCAACAGACTGAGTGAGATTGTTATATTTGAGCCGCTTTCGCACGACAAACTGAAGGAGATAATGAAAATCCAGATGAAGAGCATTATGGCCAGAGTAGCTACCAAGGGCATCTCTCTTTCTGTTAGTGATGCCGCGTTGGACACCATCTTATCGGAATCATACAGCCCA ACCTACGGTGCAAGACCCATAAGGAGGTGGATGCAAAAGAATGTGATGACAACTCTTTCCAAGATGTTGGTCAAGGGAGAAGCCAGTGAAGGCTCAACAATCTGCATTGAAGCTACTGACGACAAAAAGGGGTTGCACTATGAAGTGGTGAAGAAGATGTGA
- the LOC119294820 gene encoding uncharacterized protein LOC119294820: MAFACASHVRRLLLHPGAGAPARSFYAQPYQAKVGVVEFLNGVGKGVETHAAKLEEAVGGDLQRLLETRTLRLKKLGVPCKHRKLILSFAHKYRLGLWKPPAEARKAQ, from the exons ATGGCCTTCGCGTGTGCATCCCAtgtgcgccgcctcctcctccaccccgGCGCCGGAGCTCCGGCGAGATCCTTCTACGCCCAGCCCTACCAAG CCAAGGTAGGCGTGGTGGAGTTCTTGAACGGCGTCGGGAAGGGGGTGGAGACGCACGCCGCCAAGTTGGAGGAGGCCGTAGGCGGCGATCTCCAGAGGCTGCTCGAGACCCGCACGCTGCGGCTCAAGAAGCTCGGCGTCCCCTGCAAGCAT AGAAAGTTGATTTTGAGTTTTGCTCACAAGTACCGTCTTGGTCTTTGGAAGCCCCCGGCAGAAGCCAGGAAAGCGCAATAA